The sequence ACCGATTTTGGATGATCAACTCTGGGCATTGATTGAACCATTGTTACCGGTTCCCAAGAAGCGTCGAAAGCGTTATCCGGGCCGTAAGCCGATCAGCAACCGGCAAGC comes from Planctomycetia bacterium and encodes:
- a CDS encoding IS5/IS1182 family transposase, which produces MAKPILDDQLWALIEPLLPVPKKRRKRYPGRKPISNRQA